The following proteins are co-located in the Cutaneotrichosporon cavernicola HIS019 DNA, chromosome: 3 genome:
- the TPO5 gene encoding uncharacterized protein (Amino acid permease) has protein sequence MSDSKASVKDDIAVAVRPRQSISVEHGGTMTRDDARLEDLGYKPELKRNFSKFETFGVAFSIMGIVPSIASTIFYNLPYGGPVGMIWGWALAASFIATVGLAMGDLASSMPTSGGLYYWTHRLSPPKYRNFLSWMVGYNSFLGNVAAISSLAWGCQGIFFAAASMADESFVPSVGAQFGLYCGILIFCALFCAYGTTLFARLQTPATILNVSLALATIIGLPIARRGNLNTASFTFGGWVNLSGWSNGMTFLLSMMAPVWTIGSFDCAVSISEEASNAAIAVPAAIIGSIGSAGVIGTLYLIIISLCMGTDVEGINNSVIGQPLAVVYQMGFGTKGAIVIWSFIAISQVSMTSSLILPSSRQAFAFARDRALPFSTYWHHIDSFSGTPVRTVWLVTFCAMPLGLLAFADPVDLAAINAIFCLNIMGLYVAYGIPIGARVLWGKSLLRPGPWYLGKLSYPIACIATAWMAFAIVIFCFPGNPNPDGATMNYAVVVSAAVWIFAGGYYFMPKIGGKTFFIGPRTEDLSEEVHQYYEETFGDDPNKNRTEIKAVPVQS, from the exons ATGTCCGACTCCAAGGCATCCGTCAAAGATGACATCGCAGTCGCGGTGCGCCCACGGCAGAGTATCAgcgtcgagcacggcgGCACGATgacgcgcgacgacgcgcgcctcgaggacctcggcTACAAGCCGGAATTGAAGCGTAACTTTTCCAAGTTTGAGACGTTTGGCG TCGCGTTTAGCATTATGGGTATCGTGCCCTCGATCGCGAGTACCATCTTCTACAACCTGCCGTACGGTGGTCCGGTCGGCATGATCTGGGGCTGGGCGTTGGCGGCATCCTTCATTGCGACGGTCGGACTTGCGATGGGCGACCTCGCGTCGTCCATGCCGACCTCGGGCGGTCTCTATTACTGGACGCACAGGCTGTCGCCGCCCAAGTACCGCAACTTCCTCTCATGGATGGTCGGGTACAACTCGTTCCTTGGCAACGTCGCTGCCATCTCGTCCCTCGCCTGGGGTTGCCAGGGCATCTTCTTCGCTGCGGCCTCGATGGCTGACGAGAGCTTTGTTCCATCCGTCGGCGCCCAGTTCGGTCTCTACTGCGGTATCCTGATCTTCTGCGCCCTGTTCTGTGCATACGGCACAACTCTGTTTGCGCGCCTCCAGACGCCCGCAACGATCCTCAACGTCtcgcttgcgcttgcgacCATTATCGGTCTCCCCATTGCCCGTAGGGGTAACCTCAACACGGCTTCCTTCACTTTCGGCGGCTGGGTCAACCTTTCGGGCTGGAGCAACGGCAtgaccttcctcctctcgaTGATGGCGCCCGTGTGGACGATTGGATCGTTCGACTGCGCCGTCTCGATCTCGGAGGAGGCTAGCAATGCCGCCATTGCCGTTCCTGCCGCCATCATCGGTTCGATCGGATCCGCAGGCGTCATCGGCACCCTCtacctcatcatcatctccCTCTGCATGGGCACAGACGTCGAAGGCATCAATAACAGTGTTATTGGCCAGCCTCTTGCTGTCGTCTACCAGATGGGCTTCGGAACCAAGGGTGCCATTGTCATTTGGTCCTTTATTGCTATTTCCC AGGTCTCCATGACCTCGTCACTCATTCTCCCGTCGTCGCGCCAGGCCTTTGCTTTCGCCCGCGACCGCGCTCTTCCCTTCTCCACCTACTGGCACCACATCGACTCGTTCTCCGGCACCCCGGTCCGCACCGTGTGGCTGGTGACGTTCTGCGCGATGCCCCTGGGCCTTCTGGCCTTTGCCGACCCCGTTGACCTGGCGGCCATCAACGCCATCTTCTGCCTCAACATTATGGGCCTGTACGTCGCCTACGGTATTCCCATCGGCGCCCGCGTCCTCTGGGGCAAGTCCCTCCTTCGCCCTGGTCCATGGTACCTCGGCAAGCTGTCGTACCCGATCGCCTGCATCGCGACGGCATGGATGGCCTTTGCCATTGTCATCTTCTGCTT CCCTGGTAACCCGAACCCCGATGGCGCGACTATGAACTacgccgtcgtcgtgtCTGCTGCGGTCTGGATCTTCGCTGGCGGATACTACTTCATGCCCAAGATTGGCGGGAAAACATTCTTCAT TGGCCCCCGTACCGAGGACCTCTCCGAGGAGGTGCACCAGTACTACGAGGAGACGTTTGGAGACGACCCCAACAAGAACCGGACCGAGATCAAGGCTGTGCCTGTCCAGTCTTAG
- a CDS encoding uncharacterized protein (mfs general substrate transporter), with translation MSIEVDKEELSHVENASGSGSSGEVLYTAEEEKRVRRKTDFVLLPMFCAIFALGFLDKTALTYASVMGIRSAAKLTISQYAWLGSIYYFGYLAGGYPMAIGHQKLPAAKFTSATIILWGCTTMVTAACKTYAQLMGSTRVGIWGSFSTWGGILGAGVAYGLSSREVEAKWGKSGTVMAMAAWKAIFIFLGGLTVLIGLIFVALVPDSIDGAFFLTAREKEVAKLRTLENKQNISETNWKWYQVSEAVLDPAVWLLCAAIVLSYIPSGGITNFYAIIVLGMGFTVQETLLLSMANAWLSIGLIVTMWMADKIKCRSLAGIPLTVVSIIGGVMVWALPRDQKIARLAGFYLSLAFAIPTFVAMTFLASNIAGRTKKTFVTGMILVFNCTGNLIGPQTFRDKDAPVYAPALLTFVICNSINLGILVALFFYYRWENIKRDRLYGKPAPDEDHFVDLTDRENKSFRYVL, from the exons ATGTccatcgaggtcgacaaggaggaACTGAGCCACGTTGAGAAcgcgagtgggagtgggagtaGTGGCGAGGTGCTGTATACGGCCGAAGAGGAGAAACGGGTGCGGCGCAAGACCGACTTTGTGCTCTTGCCGATGTTTTGCGCAATCTTCGCCCTCGGATTC CTCGATAAGACGGCGTTGACTTATGCTTCGGTTATGGGGATTCGGTCGGCTGCAAAGCTCACAATCTCGCAGTATGCCTGGCTCGGATCCATCTACT ACTTTGGCTACCTGGCAGGAGGCTACCCCATGGCTATTGGGCACCAAAAGCTCCCTGCGGCCAAGTTCACCAGCGCAACCATCATCCTCTGGGGCTGCACGACCATGGTCACCGCTGCATGCAAGACCTACGCCCAACTCATGGGT TCCACCCGCGTCGGTATCTGGGGTTCCTTCTCTACATGGGGAGGCATTCTCGGGGCTGGCGTTGCGTACGGCTTGAGCTCTCGCGAAGTCGAGGCAAAGTGGGGCAAGAGCGGGACAGTCATGGCCATGGCGGCGTGGAAGGCCATTTTCATTTTCCTTGGTGGCCTAACTGTTCTTATTGGTCTCATTTTCGTTGCTCTCGTTCCCGACAGTATTGACGGAGCATTCTTTCTCACCGCCAGAGAAAAGGAGGTCGCCAAACTTCGCACCCTCGAAAATAAACAGAATATTTCCGAAACAAACTGGAAATGGTACCAGGTTTCCGAAGCGGTTCTCGACCCAGCCGTCTGGTTACTCTGTGCAGCAATCGTGCTGTCATATATCCCCTCAGGTGGCATTACGAATTTTTACGCCATAATCGTCCTAGGTATGGGGTTTACGGTACAGGAAACTCTTCTTCTCTCAATGGCCAATGCGTGGCTCTCAATCGGTCTAATCGTCACAATGTGGATGGCAGACAAGATCAAATGCCGCTCACTCGCCGGTATCCCTCTCACGGTCGTATCGATTATTGGCGGTGTCATGGTTTGGGCTCTTCCGCGTGACCAGAAAATTGCCCGTCTGGCTGGTTTCTACCTCTCGCTAGCTTTTGCTATTCCGACATTTGTGGCTATGACTTTCCTCGCCTCAAACATTGCCGGACGGACAAAGAAGACTTTCGTCACTGGCATGATCCTCGTCTTCAACTGCACTGGTAACCTCATTGGACCCCAGACGTTCCGGGACAAGGATGCGCCAGTGTACGCTCCCGCTCTACTCACGTTTGTCATTTGTAACTCGAtcaacctcggcatcctcgtcgccctcttcTTCTATTACCGCTGGGAGAACATCAAGCGCGACAGACTCTACGGCAAGCCAGCCCCGGACGAGGACCACTTTGTCGACCTGACTGACCG CGAGAACAAGTCGTTCCGCTACGTGTTGTGA
- a CDS encoding uncharacterized protein (GAL4-like Zn(II)2Cys6 (or C6 zinc) binuclear cluster DNA-binding domain) has translation MSSEDEHPPTKVPRTRIARACENCRARRKKCQPPYPCQACRDAGLPDCLVRDKPRPMRRRRSQQATSAPIEGSTYPQRTQFLRLIDEELERLYSSQTGDSVSLELEEAPTHPDCNLLTPLPELPNPLPPSAAKAMQTFCDHMLPFCSFMTAPRVLSLFERYLSAPQSLSADQTALMYSCLALGYVRLRSFPDKRHAREVPDSDRTDVPYFRHAVHLLDKWGSASFTSLHTLSGLWFYSTLACTSETCREIVSWMISQAKELGIHQDQGSAAYSPADRADLMFVQVLYSHYWTTALTGRPPLIRPGEFENMTFRSRPVPEDQAVVLVPRRSLMELLVLNTQLMMNLHDSRNARLSLDWLLRIEDRWDTWCATWVSQGRTTGNKVTDPFLSVLWDWGRLTVRAVTLNDSRLSMSSLAVLTRSAIKIIACYYDFYLYREYNLMWLHFRHLVTCAHIVIIAHWRFELTKPEAEHALSNALWMIGLMEARWGRQASEARRKILQVANVLSLPIAPPATPAVSEGSHVIGYDMFDQSALGVLYEAFDAAVTAQAPMSGGWTIDSLFLAPEYAP, from the exons ATGTCCAGCGAAGACGAGCATCCACCTACCAAAGTACCGCGCACGCGCATAGCCCGCGCGTGCGAGAACtgccgcgcgcgtcgcAAAAAGTGCCAGCCCCCCTATCCATGCCAGGCATGTCGCGATGCCGGCCTGCCCGACTGCCTTGTGCGCGACAAGCCGCGACCCATGCGCCGCAGGCGGTCGCAACAGGCTACAAGTGCGCCCATTGAGGGATCGACATATCCCCAGCGCACGCAGTTCTTGCGCTTGATTGACGAAGAACTGGAACGCCTGTACTCTTCCCAGACGGGCGATTCCGTCTcactcgagctcgaggaggcgcctACCCATCCGGACTGTAACCTCCTCACGCCACTGCCAGAGCTGCCCAACCCACTTCCGCCATCAGCCGCAAAGGCTATGCAGACGTTCTGCGATCACATGCTCCCGTTCTGCAGTTTCATGACTGCTCCGAGAGTGCTCTCCCTCTTTGAACGGTATCTCTCTGCTCCACAGTCGCTGTCGGCCGACCAGACTGCACTCATGTATTCTTGTCTCGCACTCGGATATGTTCGCCTACGTTCGTTCCCGGATAAACGGCACGCACGCGAGGTACCCGATTCTGACCGCACCGACGTACCGTACTTTCGGCACGCGGTTCATTTGCTCGACAAGTGGGGAAGCGCAAGCTTTACCTCGCTCC ATACGTTATCGGGATTATGGTTCTACTCTACGCTCGCATGCACGTCCGAGACATGTCGAGAGATTGTGTCGTGGATGATCTCTcaggccaaggagctcggcatcCACCAGGACCAAGGGAGCGCGGCATATTCGCCGGCAgaccgcgccgacctcatgTTCGTCCAGGTCCTCTACTCCCACTA CTGGACGACGGCGCTCACGGGCCGGCCACCGCTTATCCGGCCTGGAGAATTTGAGAACATGACTTTCCGCTCACGCCCTGTGCCTGAGGACCAGGCCGTGGTGCTCGTTCCCCGTCGCAGTCTGATGGAGCTGCTAGTACTCAACACGCAGCTCATGATGAACCTGCACGACAGCCGGAACGCGCGCCTCTCTCTCGATTGGCTCCTCCGAATCGAGGACCGGTGGGACACGTGGTGTGCCACTTGGGTTTCCCAAGGCCGCACAACGGGTAACAAGGTTACCGACCCCTTCCTAAGCGTGTTGTGGGACTG GGGCCGGCTGACAGTTCGCGCGGTAACGTTAAACGATTCACGGTTGAGCATGAGTTCGCTCGCAGTCCTCACTCGCTCGGCAATCAAGATCATTGCCTGCTACTACGACTTTTACCTGTACCGCGAATACAACCTGATGTGGCTTCACTTCCGCCACCTCGTCACGTGTGCGCATATTGTCATTATCGCCCATTGGCGTTTCGAGCTCACGAAacccgaggccgagcatGCGCTCAGCAATGCGCTCTGGATGATTGGGCTCATGGAGGCCCGGTGGGGCAGGCAAGCGAGCGAGGCGCGTCGCAAGATTTTGCAAGTTGCCAACgtcctctctctccccaTCGCACCGCCCGCCACGCCGGCAGTTAGTGAGGGTAGCCACGTGATCGGATACGACATGTTTGACCAGAGTGCACTGGGGGTGCTGTACGAGGCATTTGACGCCGCGGTCACTGCGCAAGCGCCAATGTCGGGGGGGTGGACGATCGACTCGCTCTTCCTTGCCCCCGAATATGCCCCGTAG
- a CDS encoding uncharacterized protein (Haemolysin-III related) produces MPETKPLLSGSNSNGTHSAKTNKTGKTGWKPRLLSFEESRRLVPWATDNEYITGGYRPHLVNISSCLYSAIGYVHNETVNIHTHSLGAAFWALMLPLHILPSHFPTLGTFPSAALLPPSTLIDKACMACYFVCAVTCLGLSSWFHTVSCCTHEVCDLAHCGDYVGIVVLIVGSILPGMYYGFHGQPLLQGLYMAGIAAAGATSAYIVLSPHHRNHRWDRTLTFIALGLSAVLPVGHVVLARGLTYAREMMGFSYIAAGGASYIFGAVLYAARIPESLWPGKFNYFGSSHQIFHCFVLLGSWFQFAALRWMHVGRALADA; encoded by the exons ATGCCTGAAACTAAGCCCCTCCTCAGTGGATCCAACTCCAACGGCACCCACTCGGCCAAGACGAACAAGACGGGCAAGACGGGATGGAAACCCCGCCTCCTCAGCTTTGAGGAgagccgccgcctcgtacCTTGGGCGACCGACAACGAGTACATCACGGGAGGATACCGTCCGCATCTGGTCAACATCAGCTCGTGTCTGTACTCTGCCATCGGAT ACGTCCACAACGAGACTGTCAATATCCACACACACTCGCTCGGCGCAGCCTTCTGGGCCCTCATGCTCCCCCTCCACATCCTGCCCTCGCACTTCCCTACGCTCGGCACCTTCCCCTCGgccgctctcctccccccatCGACCCTCATCGACAAGGCGTGCATGGCGTGCTACTTTGTCTGCGCTGTAACctgcctcggcctctccTCCTGGTTCCACACAGTTTCATGCTGCACTCATGAAGTCTGCGACCTAGCCCACTGTGGCGACTACGTCGGCATCGTGGTCCTCATCGTCGGTTCAATCCTCCCGGGAATGTACTATGGTTTCCACGGccagcccctcctccaAGGCCTCTACATGGCTGGCATCGcggccgccggcgccacgAGCGCATACATTGTCCTCTCGCCACACCACCGCAACCACCGCTGGGACCGGACCTTGACGTTTATCGCGCTGGGCCTCTCGGCAGTCCTCCCCGTCGGTCATGTTGTCCTCGCGCGTGGACTCACGTACGCCCGTGAAATGATGGGCTTCAGCTACATTGCagctggcggcgcgtcgtaCATCTTTGGCGCGGTGCTTTATGCCGCTCGGATTCCCGAGAGTCTCTGGCCCGGCAAGTTCAATTACTTTGGCAGCTCGCACCAGATCTTCCACTGCTTTGTACTGCTTGGCTCGTGGTTCCAGTTCGCAGCGCTGCGCTGGATGCACGTTGGGCGTGCGCTCGCGGACGCTTAG
- a CDS encoding uncharacterized protein (Chromate transporter) — translation MLASIWAVLKAYWDLGFTSFGGPGVHVVLLRKRFVNKLNWVDQVTFLDLFALGNALPGPGSTQLAFSIAVVAQDTPTDERRVSAPSVPSVQNEPPECESESGHRPSPRSIEAAAEETNRLRVVSTPVAIALLLGFVLFLTTPLATRAGLQNADRTVPRALDFFSNMVVAGTIIFGGGPVVIPLLRDYVVVEGWVTDRDFLLIFAILQAFPGPNFNFAVALGALAVGHNRGLGAFLGYVGIFGPGILLKLALLPLYANWRERAVARSVIRGLNAAASGLVFTAVWQLFLVGYVYVAADGESRQAVSGPLTADPFWAVVATGSFLACRNYKAPPWLAVGGGAVAGLCWYGVHVKNHG, via the exons ATGCTCGCAAGCATCTGGGCCGTCCTCAAGGCCTACTGGGATCTTGGCTTCACGTCCTTTGGTGGGCCGGGCGTACACGTTGTGCTTCTCCGCAAACGTTTTGTCAACAAGTTGAACTGGGTCGATCAAGTGACGTTCCTTGACCTCTTCGCACTTGGCAACGCCCTCCCCGGCCCCGGATCGACCCAGCTCGCATTCTCCATTGCCGTCGTTGCGCAGG acaCGCCTAccgacgagcgccgcgtATCTGCCCCCTCGGTCCCCTCGGTCCAAAACGAACCACCAGAATGCGAGTCTGAATCTGGGCACCGGCCATCGCCTCGCTCAATCGAGGCGGCAGCCGAGGAAACCAACCGCCTCCGCGTCGTCTCGACACCCGTTGCCATCgcactcctcctcggcttcgtcctcttcctcaccaccccGCTGGCCACTCGTGCCGGCCTCCAAAACGCCGACCGCACAGTCCCCCGCGCCCTTGAC TTCTTCTCCAACATGGTCGTGGCCGGAACGATCATCTTCGGTGGCGGACCAGTCGtcatccccctcctccgcgactACGTAGTCGTAGAAGGCTGGGTCACCGACCGAGACTTTCTCCTAATCTTCGCCATTCTCCAAGCCTTCCCCGGCCCCAACTTCAACTTTGCCGTTGCGCTCGGAGCGTTGGCAGTTGGGCATAATAGGGGATTGGGCGCGTTTTTGGGATACGTCGGCATTTTTGGTCCTGGGATTttgctcaagctcgccctGCTTCCGTTGTATGCTAATTGGAGGGAGAGGGCCGTGGCAAGGAGTGTTATTCGCGGTCTTAatgcggcggcgagtgggTTGGTGTTTACCGCCGTGTGGCAGCTGTTCTTGGTCGGGTACGTTTACGTCGCGGCCGATGGAGAAAGCAGGCAGGCTGTGAGTGGGCCATTGACCGCCGACCCGTTCTGGGCCGTCGTGGCAACAGGCTCCTTCTTGGCTTGTAGGAATTACAAAGCGCCCCCTTGGCTTGCCGTGGGCGGTGGGGCGGTCGCGGGTCTGTGCTGGTACGGCGTGCATGTAAAGAACCATGGGTGA